Within Porites lutea chromosome 2, jaPorLute2.1, whole genome shotgun sequence, the genomic segment CACCAACCTGCCACGAATTTACCTACTACAGAAAAGAGCAGTCCGGGCGATCTCTAAGGCTGACTACAAGGCTTCAAGTAAACCTCtttttgcaaatttgaaaattcttgatGTCTTTAGTATCTACACGCTCCAAGTAAGTTCTTTCATGTACCTATATCATAATGACGCTTTACCTATTGCTTTTAATCAAATCTTTCAAACTGGAAATCAGATTCATCAATATTCAACAAGACACTCTGACTTTTACCGACCTCATACCTGTAGAACAAGTATCAAAAAAATTTCGATCCTGTTTCAAGGTCCTAGAAtatggaattcattaccaaGCAACATCAAAAACGCCCTGACTTTTAATATATTCAAGCTTGTGGTCAAAGCATTTTTGAGGGTCAGACAAGATACATCCTAAATACCTTAACACTTTATatctatttttttctctaaGCACACTTATATACTCAAAGTACacgtcttttttctttattcttaaatGCCGCCTAGTATTTAAATTGCCCGTGGGGAgaaatctctattcctcataagctttgcttctcggagatttccccgGCACAGTCACTCCTTCCAAGTTGTAtgctcattttaaatttaatattaattaactaTTTACTATCTTTTCTATTCTGACTAAATTAttctgtgtggcaaaataataaaaataaaatttaaaaaaatgaaatgagatCGAGGTCAAATGAGCCAGCCAGCCAGTCTAAGATTTCGTCCAAACCGTGAAATCATATGGCATCCAGAACGATACCTACCCGAATCCCGCGGGAAAAGAAAACGACTCTAATAGTATGCGGTCTCCTAATTCCTCAAACCGGAAATAAACACTTTTCAGTTAAGCAGATATACTAATTTTTAGCACCTCCTGTACGCTTCAAACAGATCGCCGCTGAGTGATCTAAGGGTCCTATTTTTGTAAGAAGTCTTTGTAAAATATCCTTATTAAAGGAACTGCCCGTGGGTTCTGAAATTCGAAAATGAAAAGTGGCAAACTAAGTTTTGCAACCATATTTGGGTGTTTGCCAATTTGTCCTGTTTGGTCGCCTCTTTTCTTTACATGAACACCTGTAGAAATATGGGCGTTCTTTATTTATCTATTCCGCCTCAAACGTCTTCCGCTCTTTAATAAGTTTAATTTCTTATAAATGTCGCCAGCAAGTATGAATTCaatttatttctcctttcgAAATCATTATTTTCCTACATAATGGTTTACGCGTGTCAATTAATTGTTAATAACACAGCATCACAAAGTTAGAAATGAAAACTGACGTTTGCTAGTCGCTTAATTAACGGCTCAAAAACGAAGGTGTCGAGCCAGTGTGTCTACTTCGATGAATGAAATCAATTTCTGTTCAGCTGACAATGGCGCTTTCACTTTGATCCTCTTCTCCATACAGCGTatagaataaaaaaatctattttaagCCGAAACTTATCCACAGTCGCAAAGAAACAGGACCCATGCATTTCTTACGTGTGAAGCCGGTTCTGATGTTGATATTAATAAACTGACTTGATATTCtcttaaataataatagtaataataataataataataatagttataatagtaataataataataataataataataataataacattaattCAAAGGAGTATTTAGGAGTTTTTTAGATCTGTTAATAAGCTCGCACTTCGTACATGTTCGGCTGTTCCTTGTATTTTAGACTGGATAAGACGCCCTTACTAGTTTATTAAACTTTCAAAGCCTGCTGTTACAACTACTGTTTATTAAGAGTggcatagttttttttttctttttaggccaAATATAAGGTTCTTTTTTATGAGTTATTTGACTTTGTAGTTATTCATTTCAGCGTTAACGCAGTCAGTTGTTTAATAAAAAGTACTGCGTGATAACTAGTTTTATTTCCTTAACTCTATACTATGCAATTTTGACATGCTATTCACTTTCTTAATGGATTCTTAATGGATTTGCGAAGAACTTTAGAGTTTTACGTGTTAGGGGGCAATAATTAAGGCAGTTACCTGACATAAACCTGCATATTTTATGGGAAAATCGTGTTTATTTGCATTTTGGTGAATGTAAATGGTTTAATTTTACCTTTATTGCAGATGTGTCgtattttgttttcacgctattaaaacaaaaggaacatGATCAATAGCTGTTATCGTAATCTAATATCCTTTGATCAACGATCCTTTGATCTCCTTCATCCGACTTCGGATTTTTTTGCGTGGGACGTTGTTTGGAACCTAAAACTATTAGAGGTTGAGTGCCCAACAAGTTTGCGAGCGATTGAACATACACCAATTGCCCTAGACGTTGTTTTAAATCTCCTTTCTTATAGTAAAAGGTTGAGCAAGATTTAAGGACAGAATCAACTCTGTGTTTTTGTCATAAGTTCTCTCGCAATTCCCTGGTACATCTTTTCATTGCAAGGGTAAGAGATTTGCGGCGCGGCTtgcgttttttaaataactaCGTTTTCCTCTCAACTCAGTTGAGGTGAGTTAAAGCCATTTTTGAACGTTAATCCCAATTCCTTTATTGACACTTGAAACAGTGCAGCAAACTTAGTCCAATAGCAGCATTAGGCGCAAGCTAATCAGAATAAGTCCAGTTGGGTTTTGTGCGCGCGTATGCTTCTATCATGATGttgaaacaaaacgtttgaaaaagagcaaaatccACGCAGTCTAGAGGCAACGCCCAAGAATGTGATGggaaaaaatcataaaaaaagagCATTGAACTAACTTGTTTAACTACGAATAGAAGAATAGTtgccattttgttgttgttgttgtctggGTTTTATGGACCGCGTGTTAGACCAAGTCATTAAATGCGTTGTTCTTTTAGCATACGGCTGACAGTACTTAAAGTGCCCATAAccgaaaaaattttcttttcttatctgaaaGTACACATTGAAAGAggaacttctgcgaaaaaattttgcgatttgaacaaaacatgattttttttatgattttttaaagtctccgaaatttgccgccattttggtcCACCATTCGTATTAGTCTCCTCTCGGCCGGATAGTATCCGTGACGTATGATGACGTAGCTTCAGGAACTTGTATCAGTTCGGCCTGTTACATCTCTTCTTCCCAAGCCGAGATTTATAATGCCTGAGAGATGCGTTGCAGCGCGTTGTGGCAACGAAAAGGACCCAGATAGGAATATATCCATGCATAAAATTCCATTTTTCGGCGACTTGTGTCCgattaaaaagaaaaggcgAAAGAAGTGGGTCGACTTCGTACTGGAGAGGGGGAAGATGTGGGTGCCGGGGAAGACCTCGTCGTTGTGTTCCGAATACTTTGCTCCAGACGACTTTCAAAGGCCGTTAAGCAAAGAAGTGAACTTAAAGCgggatttaaaaaaagatgaaattGGGGTTTGTGTTTTCCCATCAATACACGCTAAACGGAAAGGAGAAGATGACGAGCCACCATCTAAAAAGAGAAGGGAAGCGCGAATGGTAAGAAAGTATTGTCACACCTGCTCGAGACATTTCAtgtgatttttctttctgtgattAATAATTGGTCCCCGTACCATGAAAGTTAAAGAAAACACaattgttttgctgtttttcacaGATTGCTAGATCTGCGAAGAtgtactcagtcaaagtttagaatgctacacgtcttgcactgtgtagtgctagtaaccttcgcgcgagagcAAAAAGGAAGAGAACTGTTCAAgtagactctcaaggtcacgtttcacattatcacgagcttatgagtcgtgtttggcctgtcaacgcttatttcttacAGTGATATTTTTAGACAGTGCTCGGTCATAACTCGTGGGAAGAAATCTCACTCGGGCTACTGATTTTGCCGGAGAAAGTTACGAGAAAATATCTCGAATCTCCTGAGAAAGACACTTACAAGCACTAGGACATGTCAGTGACCTGGTATCACTGCAACCTAGTCAGATACTATCATACCGGTTCAGCCCAAAAAAGCATTTTGACCCTGGAGGAAACACAACAGAACGCGGATGAAGGATACACCTACGCTATTGGTTACCTTTGCAGCCAATGGCAAGTTAGTATTTTCGATCCTAGCCACCAGTATTTAAACAGTCTGCTTCGCTCTCTGTACCTAAGACTTTACCATAGTAGCAACTGACGAGGAACGCTATAGTTCCGAAACTGCAGTCTTGCTTAAGAATTCATAGCAGTCGCACAGACGACTGTTAAGCAAAAAACTTAAGTAAATACCTCGgatttccctttgtaactcattttatgtcagtttctttggGTAAATCGCGCTCGAGATtcgactttttagtttgaaatgcaataattccgctaatacgagacatatgcaaatttcctcactgttttaggtcttttatctgtcaatcagatgcaataaaaaggaagtgaatatttaacaacgcgaaagggctggcgcttcagcagtaaactcgatacctctgagttcgagagcaaaaaacttaagcgccttttgaaattcgataaaataaaatcttttataaaagaatttagtcttttagctttaatttgatatataacttgcctttatagcgaaaatactcgcgcgactagaattttttttctgtgggcacctcgttttcctttacgGAGACCTTAACTAAGAAAAacttattcgaattaaaaacatttcatttcaataaaaaaaactgtcagcctctAAAATTCTAGcattaatagtaataataatattaattcaaaGGAGTATTTATAGAGGTTTTTAGATCTGCTAATAAGCTCGCACTTCGTACATGTTCGGCTGCTCCTTGTATTTTAAACTTGATAAGACGCACTTACTAGTTTATGAAACTTTCAAAGCCTGCTGTTACAACTACTTTTTATTAAGAGTGccacaatttcttttgtttttctctctagGCCAAATATAAGTTTCTCTTTTATGAATTATTTGACTTTGTGCTTGTTCATTTCACCGTTGAACGCAGTCAGTTGTTTAATAAAACTTAAGAGCACAATGCGTGGTGACTAGTTTTATTTCCTTAACTCTATACTACGCAATTTTGACATGTTATTTACTTTCTTAATGGATTGTTAATGAATTTGCCAAGAAATTTAGAGTTTGACGTTTTAGAACGCAGCAATTAAAGCAGTTACCTAACATCAACCTGCATATTTTTATCAATAGTTGCTATCGTTATCTAATATCCTTTGATCATATACAGAGTTAAGTTCACCTGGCCATGGCTGACCACTGAATATTTATATAGCTTGATTATGATAAGAGACGGAACGACCGTGGTATAAGTACTGTAAGTGTGTCGAACTGTATACGAAACATATTAGGGGGCAGAATTTTCCTCCCGCAATTAACAAAACACAGAATAATCCCTCCTGAACTGTAAAGACAACATATCTTCCTCCCGCAATGAAGAACAATTTACCGAAGTGGGAATTTATTCTACTGTTGAACGTTCATGGGATTATCACAATCGTTGCTTTGCTCGGGAGTTATTTCGTGATAAGAGCGTTTCACAAATTTCGGAACCTGCGAACTGCTTCCAACAACATTCTGGTGAGTTTGTCCATCGCCGACGGCTTACTAGCGATTCCCTTGATTCTTGATATCATTCAGTTATGCCTTAAGTATAGTAATGTTGGGCAATGTCCAATTATTCTTAAAGAAGTAGGCGGAACTGTCACCTTGTTTCTCCTTTCGGTCATTGTTCTTCATCTCACCTTAATGAGTTCAGAACGTTTCATCGCCATCAAATTCGCCTTAAGATACCAGGTCATAGTGACCAAACGCCGAGCACGGATCGTTTCCATCGCGATGTGGCTGTGGGCTCTGGTCGTTATTGTGGCTTTTCCAGAGGTGCTTCAGAGGGCAACAGGGAAAGATTTCAAAGAGTTACGCAGACAGATGAAGGCAGACAATAATACCTCCCAAGTGCTCCGCGTCAGATGGCATCTTGTATTCCAAGCTCTGTCAATGTTTCTTGTCCCCTTGCTGATCATTTTATGCTCGTACACCTACATCTTCATTGTGTCCTACAAACAGAGACAACATGTCAGAGAACAGGGCCGCGACATTCCAGGAATGACCACCGTCAAGCATCACATGAAAGGTGCCCACACTCTCGCCATAATTGTAGCGCTGTGTCTACTCAGTATCATCGCTTTGCTGGTTGTGACATCCCTTCGAATTTTCTGGGGCCATCCAATGCTACCGGAGAAGATCGTCTACGACGTGGCCATGTTTTTGAATGCCATATGCAACCCTCTTATCTATGGATggaaaaatgaagaatttaGAAACGCTTTTCGTAAGATGCTGAAATGCTGCTAAGTGGGCTTAGTGCGCAAACGTTGTTAGGCGTCCTAGGCCATACCCAAGATTAACTGTATCATTTTATTTAAGGCAAGACGATACCAACCTCCCTTTTGTAAGCCACTGAGAACAGCTCAAGAGGTTTCTACCTGCTGAATTACTGGACTCAAGTAAAGAGCCGTACGCAGGAACTGTATGGTGTCAAATGTGGCTTATTCATTTCATGTATGATAATTATATAGTGGCACgaatgtcaaattttataacaaaagtttccttttgagttaaaaatgaaactaattATATGTTTTATGATCAGatctcgtgaaaaaaaaaaaaaaaaacttttcaaagaGGCCCAGTGGAGGACTCTCACTGATACAttgaaaatttgtcaaaatttttatcgtCGGCTGATAAGTGAGAAGGATTTTTGATTAAGAATTGAGACCACAGGTATAAAGTAATCTACTTACCATAGGTGACGCGTGACCTTTTTGCTAGACGcgtcggtgtcgcgttacaggcgattGAAAATatgagactttgtatgagaaataaaatactgagatctgcgaacgctaaataacgtTAGATCGAATTTTtccttcaataaaataaataaaaaagactgCGATATATTCCACCGTGTTTCGGTGTCTGcttgtcgttttactgtttgttttttttggctttattgcataaccactgttactccctTTATAAGACGAAGTCAAGGCTGGTCACTTCGATCTGGCAGGGTCCTGGACCAGTCGCAACAAAAATGCCGTTTTTTCGCCGAAATTCGAGTCTGCTGCAAATTtcttcagctccaacccaaGAGGGAAACCTCCTTTTCCTGTCTAAGAGATCGGCACGAAAAAAGCTTTATAATTTCCCCATCAAATTGAACCATTTGTGCCGGACTTCGAGGCACGTCTGGCTTTCGTCCAGTGCCTGTGACCGCTGTTGCGCTTACCAAGTAATTTGCATTACGACAATTAGCACTTACACGACAGGTGCAAGGGCTCACTTGTTCACAGTGCAAGAGCCTAGTAAACGTGTCATTTCCGCCTTTGCACCCGTCGTGTTTTATGAATACATcgcaggtaagtcttttttattcatttcattgaagGAAAAATTAGATTTAACGTTACTTAGCGTTCGAAGATcttagtattttatttctcctgggttcaaacctttcacagttttattttatttctcatacaaagtctctaattttcaacggtcgcctgtaacgttTCTACTTAATCCTTATATTTAAATTTTGGAAACCATTGCTTATGATTTATCCCCGGGGGTTACTCCCTGTAGTGGCCTTAATAGGGGGGTCCGCTCGAACGGGGTACCTTTTCAagcttcaggtatataaaagggtagggatttcacctGGCTTGTTGAAGTGTATAAAAAgatagggaaatctgtcatttcggctGCTAAAAGGAACCAAAAGGGCTAACCGAGATGCATTTTTTGTCACCCCCGGcttagttattttttcacaattaaattgcggacggacggtcggtcggtcggacgtacggtcacgtcattaccaaaatttctcggatggatagattaccacattttcttacccatggtgctccactACAAATTTCCATGACTAAAAACGTCCTCTTATTGCAATATGCTGAACAAACAGAGCCTTCCTCGTTTATTAATTGCATGTCTACACCCTGTGGCACTTTGGTGTTCCGAATGGGcattttttgtattatatttcAAAAGAACTAATTTTTGCCTTCAGTTAAATCtggtttttcttgttctttttgtcAACGCGAAGTTTGTGAATCCAAGATGTGTATAAAttaaaaggcttcttttttgctTGGTATAGAATGAAAGGTAGTTTGCTAGTTGGTTTCTTCTAAAACAACAAGGCTAATTGTCCTCGTTTTCTAAAAGTTAAGTGGTCATAGAAAAACTTGAACAAGATAGTGACGCACTTCCCGAAGGAATGCAAACCCTGTAGGCATCTCGTCAGTATAATTCGCGAGTGCGAGCTACGATTGATGCTCTCAGAGCGTATGACAATTTACATGATCCTTCCTATATCCAGCGAGTTTACACTTACCATCGATACATTTTTGAGACTCGAGGAATTAAAAGAACTTTGGAGGGTGTTACGCCAAAACGTGAATGGTTGATAAAAGTAGCATCTGTAACAGTAACATCtataaacctgaagaaggctggtatggccagccgcaATATTGTTAAGAAagaacaatacacgttgttctgaatcagctttgcagtagtctctggacttcttgtttttgatAAAAGCTGCTTGAGTTAAGAAGTGGGCCGCAGTTTGCAGCCAGACGAACTCATAACGCCGCTATATTAACGCGAGCAAGACCTGTTACTCGAAGATCCTCTTAACTTTTCGCTCCGGAGCTGGATTTTATTGCCGTATAGGTTTGTTGGATATCAGCAaaatgtttttacatttttaaaataccgATTTTTCAAACCTAAAAATCAGCAAAATAGACAATTGATAGAGACTTCCCCAGGGGTCCagaggcccgtttctcgaaagtcccggcaacttttcgggcccgaaatcaaatattcaaatcgaaatataaagagtAGGGGCGCCGGTCCTGCCttgcaaactactccattttgtttcattaactgatagttttatcatgttagcgCTGATGCCCAACTATTAACCtcaatctttaatgtaaacggagacagcttaccgggcccgttaattatcgggactttcgagaaatgggCCCCTGCAGGTTACTTGTGTTTTACTCGCTTCGGGGCCTTCCATCTCGAAGTCAGACATGGCAGACATCGTTTCAGgcgttttgtcatttttttcccttgttatTTGACACCAGAAGAAAAATCGTGAACAAGGCCAAATATTTGTCTCGCATGTTCTTGTTTTACCTGTATTGTTCGCAACCTTGCTTCGGAAGAATTGCTTCGTCAAGTCTTCATTTGACtgaaaagttttttaaattatgttttcgtttaactttaaaatatgataaatataatatgataattttaatcgccttttttaagcttaaaaaccACTGAACTGGGTGGTCGAAAAGTCTTTTTCAGTATTAAGCATCACTGTAATCCATATTTATCAAAGAAATTGCTTATTGGTCCCAAACTTCGAATGACTTAAGAAAAGTGGTAAATAACTAAGTTTTGCAGCCATCTTCGGGTGTTcgcaaattgttttcttttggtcGTTTCTTTTCGGCTTAACATGAACACCTGCGCATGTAAAATTGTGGGCGTTCGTTATTATCTGTGTTCCGCCTCTAACTACTTTCGCTGCTTAATaagttttgaatttgttttaaatGTCGCCAGCGATTAtgaatatcattattattttactacTTAGGGAATGACGTGTTTCCATTTACAATAAAGCAGGACGTGTTGagccaaagtgtctgcttcctTGAATGATAACACTTTGTATTCAGCTGATAATTGCATCTTtactttgcttttcttttccttttagtgcaaagaattgaaaatttattttaaaccgCAAAGAAACAGGTCTgttgaaaaaataaactgaCTTAAGAGTCcgtttgtaataataataataataataataataataataatgatgatgatgatgatgatgatgatgatgatgataataataataacccaggagtcatttcataagtacgTTGAGTATGATTGTACTGGTGAACGTAGTcgtgaataggactgttgttgttgacagtgactgaggtttcgacaACCGGTGCGGTGGTCTCCTT encodes:
- the LOC140925965 gene encoding adenosine receptor A2b-like, encoding MKNNLPKWEFILLLNVHGIITIVALLGSYFVIRAFHKFRNLRTASNNILVSLSIADGLLAIPLILDIIQLCLKYSNVGQCPIILKEVGGTVTLFLLSVIVLHLTLMSSERFIAIKFALRYQVIVTKRRARIVSIAMWLWALVVIVAFPEVLQRATGKDFKELRRQMKADNNTSQVLRVRWHLVFQALSMFLVPLLIILCSYTYIFIVSYKQRQHVREQGRDIPGMTTVKHHMKGAHTLAIIVALCLLSIIALLVVTSLRIFWGHPMLPEKIVYDVAMFLNAICNPLIYGWKNEEFRNAFRKMLKCC